Proteins encoded within one genomic window of Fragaria vesca subsp. vesca linkage group LG1, FraVesHawaii_1.0, whole genome shotgun sequence:
- the LOC101305591 gene encoding probable serine protease EDA2-like isoform 2 yields the protein MQNCRLLASAGTRFHKQQRLLFSVDTLKTSPAKSAMKLPPPTPPLLLSFFLVTTTLFTTSFAFTPRTFLQLQSSAASTNYVTDKPLWFRQTLDHFSPYDHRKFDQRYYELLDYFRPSDGPIFLKICGESACNGISNDYLTVLAKKFGAAVVSLEHRYYGKSSPFKSHSTENLKYLSSKQALFDLAAFRQYYQESLNLKLNKTKGENSWFVFGVSYPGALSAWFRLKFPHLTCGSLASSAVVEAVFNYTEFDQQIGESAGPECKAALQETNRLVEQRLAANGKAVRGLFGASQLDIDGDFMYFLADAAVIAFQYGNPDRLCSPLVQAKNSGEDLVEAYAKYVKGYYLGTFGVDVETYNQKHLKNTAVDDGSSDRLWWFQVCTEVAYFQVAPANDSMRSSKVDTKYHLDLCKNVFGEGIYPEVDATNLYYGGKKITGSKIVFTNGSQDPWRHASKQTSSPDMPSYIVSCHNCGHGTDLRGCPQVPLSPGGNAQNCSNPDAVLKVRQQIVEHIDLWLSECQDTDV from the exons ATGCAGAATTGTAGATTGCTTGCTTCTGCCGGCACACGTTTCCATAAACAACAGCGCCTGTTATTTTCTGTTGACACACTCAAAACCTCTCCGGCCAAATCAGCGATGAAGCTACCTCCTCCGACGCCGCCGTTACTCCTCTCCTTCTTTTTAGTCACCACCACGCTCTTTACGACGTCGTTCGCTTTCACTCCTCGCACTTTTCTCCAGCTCCAGAGCTCCGCCGCCAGCACCAATTACGTGACCGATAAGCCGCTCTGGTTCCGCCAGACTCTCGATCATTTCTCGCCGTACGATCACCGCAAGTTCGACCAGCGCTACTATGAGCTCCTCGACTATTTCAGACCATCCGACGGTCCGATTTTCCTCAAAATCTGTGGAGAATCGGCCTGCAACGGAATCTCCAACGATTATCTAACC GTTTTGGCGAAGAAGTTTGGTGCGGCTGTGGTCTCGCTTGAGCATCGCTACTACGGTAAGAGCTCTCCGTTCAAATCGCACTCGACTGAGAATCTGAAGTACTTATCGTCTAAGCAAGCGCTTTTCGATTTGGCTGCTTTTCGTCAGTATTATCAG GAATCGTTGAATTTGAAGCTGAACAAGACTAAGGGTGAGAATTCGTGGTTTGTATTCGGAGTGTCGTATCCAGGAGCTCTTAGTGCATGGTTTAGGCTCAAGTTTCCTCATTTGACATGTGGAAGTCTTGCGAGTTCTGCGGTTGTCGAAGCTGTGTTTAACTACACTGAATTTGACCAGCAG ATTGGTGAGTCTGCCGGTCCAGAGTGTAAAGCTGCACTGCAAGAAACTAATCGTCTCGTTGAACAAAGGCTTGCAGCTAATGGAAAAGCAGTGCGGGGTTTGTTTGGTGCATCCCAG CTTGATATTGATGGTGATTTTATGTATTTCCTAGCGGATGCTGCAGTTATCGCG TTTCAATATGGAAATCCCGATAGACTATGCTCCCCTCTTGTTCAAGCAAAGAATAGTGGAGAGGATTTGGTG GAGGCATATGCCAAATACGTTAAAGGGTATTACCTTGGAACTTTTGGTGTTGATGTTGAAACATACAATCAGAAACACTTGAAGAACACTGCTGTTGATGATGGGAGTTCTGATCGTTTGTGGTGGTTCCAAGTTTGTACTGAAGTTGCCTATTTTCAGGTGGCACCTGCAAATGATAGCATGCGGTCTTCAAAAGTTGACACAAA ATACCATTTGGACCTTTGCAAGAATGTCTTTGGAGAGGGCATCTATCCTGAGGTTGACGCAACAAATTTATATTATGGTGGCAAAAAAATTACAG GTTCAAAAATAGTTTTCACAAATGGCTCACAGGATCCCTGGCGTCATGCATCCAAACAGACTTCATCTCCAGATA TGCCTTCATACATTGTATCTTGCCATAATTGTGGCCATGGCACTGATTTGAGAGGATGTCCTCAAGTTCCTTTAAGCCCCGGAG GTAATGCCCAGAACTGCAGCAACCCTGACGCAGTCCTGAAAGTTAGACAACAAATTGTAGAACACATAGACCTGTGGCTGTCTGAATGCCAAGACACTG ATGTTTGA
- the LOC101305591 gene encoding probable serine protease EDA2-like isoform 1: MQNCRLLASAGTRFHKQQRLLFSVDTLKTSPAKSAMKLPPPTPPLLLSFFLVTTTLFTTSFAFTPRTFLQLQSSAASTNYVTDKPLWFRQTLDHFSPYDHRKFDQRYYELLDYFRPSDGPIFLKICGESACNGISNDYLTVLAKKFGAAVVSLEHRYYGKSSPFKSHSTENLKYLSSKQALFDLAAFRQYYQESLNLKLNKTKGENSWFVFGVSYPGALSAWFRLKFPHLTCGSLASSAVVEAVFNYTEFDQQIGESAGPECKAALQETNRLVEQRLAANGKAVRGLFGASQLDIDGDFMYFLADAAVIAFQYGNPDRLCSPLVQAKNSGEDLVEAYAKYVKGYYLGTFGVDVETYNQKHLKNTAVDDGSSDRLWWFQVCTEVAYFQVAPANDSMRSSKVDTKYHLDLCKNVFGEGIYPEVDATNLYYGGKKITGSKIVFTNGSQDPWRHASKQTSSPDMPSYIVSCHNCGHGTDLRGCPQVPLSPGGNAQNCSNPDAVLKVRQQIVEHIDLWLSECQDTGRSYM; encoded by the exons ATGCAGAATTGTAGATTGCTTGCTTCTGCCGGCACACGTTTCCATAAACAACAGCGCCTGTTATTTTCTGTTGACACACTCAAAACCTCTCCGGCCAAATCAGCGATGAAGCTACCTCCTCCGACGCCGCCGTTACTCCTCTCCTTCTTTTTAGTCACCACCACGCTCTTTACGACGTCGTTCGCTTTCACTCCTCGCACTTTTCTCCAGCTCCAGAGCTCCGCCGCCAGCACCAATTACGTGACCGATAAGCCGCTCTGGTTCCGCCAGACTCTCGATCATTTCTCGCCGTACGATCACCGCAAGTTCGACCAGCGCTACTATGAGCTCCTCGACTATTTCAGACCATCCGACGGTCCGATTTTCCTCAAAATCTGTGGAGAATCGGCCTGCAACGGAATCTCCAACGATTATCTAACC GTTTTGGCGAAGAAGTTTGGTGCGGCTGTGGTCTCGCTTGAGCATCGCTACTACGGTAAGAGCTCTCCGTTCAAATCGCACTCGACTGAGAATCTGAAGTACTTATCGTCTAAGCAAGCGCTTTTCGATTTGGCTGCTTTTCGTCAGTATTATCAG GAATCGTTGAATTTGAAGCTGAACAAGACTAAGGGTGAGAATTCGTGGTTTGTATTCGGAGTGTCGTATCCAGGAGCTCTTAGTGCATGGTTTAGGCTCAAGTTTCCTCATTTGACATGTGGAAGTCTTGCGAGTTCTGCGGTTGTCGAAGCTGTGTTTAACTACACTGAATTTGACCAGCAG ATTGGTGAGTCTGCCGGTCCAGAGTGTAAAGCTGCACTGCAAGAAACTAATCGTCTCGTTGAACAAAGGCTTGCAGCTAATGGAAAAGCAGTGCGGGGTTTGTTTGGTGCATCCCAG CTTGATATTGATGGTGATTTTATGTATTTCCTAGCGGATGCTGCAGTTATCGCG TTTCAATATGGAAATCCCGATAGACTATGCTCCCCTCTTGTTCAAGCAAAGAATAGTGGAGAGGATTTGGTG GAGGCATATGCCAAATACGTTAAAGGGTATTACCTTGGAACTTTTGGTGTTGATGTTGAAACATACAATCAGAAACACTTGAAGAACACTGCTGTTGATGATGGGAGTTCTGATCGTTTGTGGTGGTTCCAAGTTTGTACTGAAGTTGCCTATTTTCAGGTGGCACCTGCAAATGATAGCATGCGGTCTTCAAAAGTTGACACAAA ATACCATTTGGACCTTTGCAAGAATGTCTTTGGAGAGGGCATCTATCCTGAGGTTGACGCAACAAATTTATATTATGGTGGCAAAAAAATTACAG GTTCAAAAATAGTTTTCACAAATGGCTCACAGGATCCCTGGCGTCATGCATCCAAACAGACTTCATCTCCAGATA TGCCTTCATACATTGTATCTTGCCATAATTGTGGCCATGGCACTGATTTGAGAGGATGTCCTCAAGTTCCTTTAAGCCCCGGAG GTAATGCCCAGAACTGCAGCAACCCTGACGCAGTCCTGAAAGTTAGACAACAAATTGTAGAACACATAGACCTGTGGCTGTCTGAATGCCAAGACACTGGTAGGAGCTACATGTAA
- the LOC101304803 gene encoding uncharacterized protein LOC101304803, which translates to MQIEIEEVNSCEALPLLSLNHVSLLCRSVWDSMRFYEEVLGFVLIKRPSSFNFNGAWLYNYGIGIHLIESPAAMEDCELRPINPKDNHISFQCTDVGLVKRKLQEMGMRYVTAVVEDDGVKVDQVFFHDPDGYMIELCNCENIPIIPVSSCAFKPRVSSFTKAPTACGPTACGFMETLMMESLSLDMMNFSF; encoded by the exons ATGCAGATTGAGATTGAGGAAGTTAACAGCTGCGAGGCACTGCCTTTGCTGTCACTCAATCATGTGTCTTTGCTATGCAGATCTGTGTGGGACTCTATGAGGTTCTATGAAGAAGTGTTGGGGTTTGTTCTCATCAAACGCCCCTCTTCTTTCAACTTCAATGGAGCTTG GTTGTATAACTATGGGATTGGGATACACTTGATTGAAAGTCCAGCAGCTATGGAGGACTGTGAACTCCGACCAATCAATCCCAAGGACAACCACATCTCCTTCCAA TGCACTGATGTTGGACTTGTTAAGAGGAAGCTGCAAGAGATGGGGATGAGGTATGTTACTGCGGTGGTAGAGGATGATGGGGTCAAGGTCGACCAGGTGTTCTTCCATGACCCAGATGGGTACATGATCGAGCTCTGCAACTGTGAGAACATCCCCATCATTCCCGTCTCTTCTTGCGCCTTCAAGCCCAGAGTTAGCAGCTTCACTAAGGCACCAACCGCGTGCGGTCCAACTGCGTGTGGTTTCATGGAGACACTGATGATGGAAAGCTTGAGCCTGGACATGATGAACTTCTCATTCTAA
- the LOC101300397 gene encoding uncharacterized protein LOC101300397 encodes MVASGGEEPMQESGHGERILVSVRLRPLSEKETARNDVSDWECINDNTIIYRNNLSISERSMYPTAYTFDRVFSNDCSTRRVYEDGAKKVALSVASGINSSIFAYGQTSSGKTYTMSGITEYAVADIYDYIDKHQEREFVLKFSALEIYNESVRDLLSADTTPLRLLDDPERGTIVERLTEETLRDWNHFRELLSVCEAQRQIGETSLNEASSRSHQILRLVIESSAREFLGYDKSSSLTAMVNFVDLAGSERASQTLSAGTRLKEGCHINRSLLTLGTVVRKLSKGRNGHIPYRDSKLTRILQSSLGGNARTAIICNLSPAHSHVEQSRNTLLFASCAKEVTTNAQVNVVMSDKTLVKHLQKELAKLENELKSSGPKTVPADSSTLLREKDLQIEKLKKEVSELTLQRDLAQSQVKDLVRVLEDDKPSPADMDRYYPKLRVRTSWENIEIQPSGIPGLAGSHHRRGSVRSFGTSQYSDVDSRTSSDDTLLQLPDFEENFLIPHTFSSSQLSVSFPNSIDANLHQEENKEQSDVNSEDVCKEVRCIEMEESHTNRYVASHISDSSRSRYQNSNQSSPAANTATSGLTLVENGDGTNKEMQSPLLNHKGFVIPSPEKISQWLPEKEMPTPLIYKLRRSRSCKASLVTSFSSCWFEMVEKNENTPLIEFEKSYNESTPPTEFEKNFVGRPKGLQKKLPSFKYDGEIERLSRNDSQSDECKPQNTESATNDESIETSSLVEETKEATTTDDKTTESNSLVEVTKETTSTDDKTIESNSSVEGTKEMMGTQCNADSLALDTDTESIPETDSRSLPETDSRSTTETEVDSSPIQETGLRSIPSTKDVKDVGLDPMPMNEESDSMWPSEFKRLQREIVELWHACNVSLVHRTYFFLLFKGDPSDSIYMEVELRRLSFLKRTFLKGDQAFDDGLTPASSLRALCSERHMLSKQMSKRLSKDERDNLYLKWGIGLNSKNRRLQLANRLWSDTSNLDHIADSANVVAKLVGSVEPEQAYKEMFGLRFTPRDSFTRRKSYRWTESLKHLV; translated from the exons ATGGTGGCCAGTGGCGGTGAGGAGCCAATGCAGGAGTCAGGCCACGGGGAGAGGATACTTGTTTCTGTTCGGCTGCGCCCTTTGAGCGAGAAGGAGACTGCCAGGAACGATGTGTCGGATTGGGAATGCATTAACGACAACACTATCATATACAGGAACAACCTTTCGATTTCTGAACGCTCCATGTACCCAACTGCCTACACATTTG ACAGAGTATTTAGTAATGATTGCTCCACAAGGCGGGTGTATGAAGATGGAGCCAAGAAAGTTGCTCTTTCAGTTGCCAGTGGTATAAACT CAAGTATTTTTGCATATGGACAAACAAGCAGTGGAAAGACATACACCATGAGTGGAATCACCGAGTACGCTGTTGCAGATATATATGACTACATAGATAAG CATCAGGAGAGAGAATTTGTTTTAAAGTTTTCTGCTTTGGAGATCTACAACGAATCTGTTAGAGACCTCCTTAGTGCAGATACCACTCCCCTTAGGCTACTGGATGATCCTGAG AGAGGTACAATTGTTGAAAGACTTACAGAGGAAACTCTAAGGGACTGGAATCATTTCAGAGAACTTCTATCTGTCTGCGAAG CACAAAGGCAAATAGGAGAAACATCTTTAAATGAAGCAAGCTCTAGATCACATCAGATTCTCAGATTG GTAATAGAAAGTTCAGCACGTGAGTTCCTTGGCTATGACAAGTCAAGCTCCCTTACTGCTATGGTG AACTTTGTTGATCTTGCTGGAAGTGAGCGTGCATCCCAGACATTATCAGCTGGCACAAGGTTGAAAGAGGGTTGCCACATAAATCGCAGTTTACTAACTCTTGGCACTGTTGTCCGTAAGCTGAG CAAGGGAAGAAATGGGCATATTCCTTACCGAGATTCAAAGCTAACTCGCATACTGCAGTCCTCCTTGGGAGGAAATGCTAGAACTGCCATCATCTGTAATTTGAGTCCTGCACATAGCCATGTCGAGCAATCAAGAAACACCCTTTTGTTTGCAAGTTGTGCTAAAGAAGTGACAACAAATGCTCAGGTTAATGTAGTCATGTCAGATAAAACATTGGTGAAGCATTTGCAAAAAGAATTGGCTAAATTAGAGAATGAGTTGAAATCTTCCGGACCAAAAACTGTTCCAGCTGATTCTTCTACACTACTGAGAGAAAAAGATCTTCAAATTGAAAAG CTTAAGAAAGAGGTGTCAGAGCTGACCCTGCAACGAGACCTTGCTCAGTCTCAGGTTAAGGATCTGGTACGAGTGCTTGAAGATGATAAACCATCACCA GCGGATATGGATCGTTATTACCCCAAATTGCGAGTGCGAACTTCATGGGAAAACATTGAAATTCAACCATCAGGAATACCTGGTCTGGCTGGTTCTCACCATCGCCGAGGCAGTGTTAGATCTTTTGGCACATCTCAGTATTCAGATGTAGACAGCAGGACTAGTTCTGATGATACTTTACTCCAACTTCCGGACTTTGAGGAAAATTTCCTGATCCCACACACGTTCTCGTCCAGCCAGTTGTCTGTTAGTTTTCCTAATTCCATTGATGCAAATCTGCATCAGGAGGAGAACAAAGAACAGTCTGATGTAAATTCGGAGGATGTTTGCAAGGAAGTTCGGTGCATTGAAATGGAAGAATCACACACAAACAGATATGTAGCATCACATATATCAGATTCAAGCAGAAGCAGATACCAAAACTCAAATCAGTCATCTCCTGCAGCAAACACAGCTACCTCAGGATTGACGCTGGTTGAGAATGGAGATGGCACCAATAAAGAAATGCAGTCTCCCCTATTGAACCATAAAGGTTTTGTAATTCCATCTCCTGAAAAGATATCTCAATGGCTCCCAGAGAAAGAGATGCCCACTCCCTTGATCTACAAGTTAAGACGGAGTAGAAGTTGTAAAGCAAGTCTTGTGACCAGCTTCTCTTCATGTTGGTTTGAGATGGTGGAGAAGAATGAGAACACGCCTTTGATTGAGTTTGAGAAAAGTTATAATGAGAGCACACCTCCAACTGAGTTTGAGAAAAATTTTGTAGGAAGGCCCAAGGGTCTGCAAAAGAAACTTCCTTCATTCAAGTATGATGGTGAGATTGAAAGGTTATCAAGAAATGATTCTCAGTCTGATGAGTGTAAACCACAGAATACTGAATCTGCAACTAATGACGAGAGTATTGAAACAAGTTCTTTAGTTGAAGAAACAAAGGAGGCAACCACAACTGATGACAAGACTACTGAAAGCAATTCTTTAGTTGAAGTAACAAAAGAAACAACCTCAACTGATGACAAGACTATTGAAAGCAATTCTTCAGTTGAAGGAACGAAGGAAATGATGGGCACCCAGTGCAATGCTGATTCTCTG GCACTGGATACTGATACAGAGTCAATACCAGAGACTGATTCAAGGTCTCTACCAGAAACAGATTCAAGGTCGACAACAGAGACAGAGGTGGATTCTAGTCCTATACAAGAGACAGGTTTAAGATCCATACCATCGACAAAGGATGTAAAAGATGTTGGCTTGGACCCGATGCCTATGAATGAGGAAAGTGATTCAATGTGGCCATCAGAATTCAAGAGGCTGCAAAGAGAGATTGTTGAACTTTGGCATGCTTGCAATGTGTCATTGGTACACAGGACATACTTCTTCCTGCTATTTAAAGGTGATCCAAGTGATTCTATATACATGGAGGTTGAGCTCAGGAGATTGTCATTCCTCAAACGCACATTTCTTAAGGGAGATCAAGCTTTCGATGATGGTCTAACACCTGCTTCAAG CCTGAGGGCTTTATGCAGTGAGAGACACATGCTGAGCAAGCAAATGAGCAAGAGGCTCTCTAAAGACGAAAGAGATAACCTCTACCTAAAATGGGGTATCGGCCTAAACTCAAAGAATAGGAGGTTGCAGTTGGCAAATCGCCTGTGGAGTGACACAAGCAACTTGGATCACATTGCAGATAGTGCCAACGTTGTTGCAAAGCTGGTTGGTTCAGTAGAACCAGAGCAGGCTTACAAGGAGATGTTTGGACTCAGATTTACACCTCGAGACTCATTTACCAGGCGGAAATCTTACCGTTGGACAGAAAGTTTGAAGCATCTGGTTTAA
- the LOC101304508 gene encoding V-type proton ATPase 16 kDa proteolipid subunit-like has protein sequence MASTTFSGDETAPFFGFLGAAAALVFSCMGAAYGTAKSGVGVASMGVMRPELVMKSIVPVVMAGVLGIYGLIIAVIISTGINPKAKSYYLFDGYAHLSSGLACGLAGLSAGMAIGIVGDAGVRANAQQPKLFVGMILILIFAEALALYGLIVGIILSSRAGQSRAD, from the exons ATGGCATCCACCACCTTCAGCGGAGACGAAACTGCCCCCTTCTTCGGCTTCCTCGGCGCCGCCGCCGCCCTCGTTTTCTCCT GTATGGGAGCAGCGTACGGGACGGCGAAGAGCGGCGTCGGCGTGGCGTCGATGGGAGTGATGAGGCCGGAGCTGGTCATGAAGTCGATTGTGCCGGTGGTTATGGCGGGAGTGTTGGGGATTTATGGTCTGATCATTGCTGTGATCATCAGTACTGGGATTAATCCTAAGGCTAAGTCTTATTATCTTTTCGACGGCTATGCGCATCTCTCTTCCGGTCTTGCTTGCGGCCTCGCCGGTCTTTCTGCCGGAATGGCTATCGGAATCGTTGGTGATGCCGGTGTTAG AGCTAATGCCCAGCAGCCAAAGCTTTTTGTTGGAATGATTCTCATTCTCATCTTTGCTGAAGCGTTGGCTTTGTATGGTTTAATTGTTGGTATCATCCTTTCATCCCGAGCTGGGCAATCCAGAGCAGATTAG
- the LOC101305104 gene encoding probable salt tolerance-like protein At1g78600-like isoform 1 yields the protein MRTLCDACESAAAIVFCAADEAALCRACDEKVHLCNKLASRHVRVGLATPSAVPRCDICENAPAFFYCEIDGSSLCLQCDMVVHVGGKRTHGRYLVLRQRVQFPGDKPSSNGEDPASQPPIDQGETRRVQHQQPRMTIGDNHQNHRASPVRLADANDDGHVKMDNKLIDLNMKPNRMHGQASKEDQ from the exons ATGCGAACACTGTGTGACGCTTGTGAAAGCGCAGCCGCGATCGTTTTCTGTGCTGCCGACGAAGCTGCTCTTTGCCGTGCCTGTGATGAAAAA GTGCATTTGTGCAATAAGCTTGCTAGCAGACATGTCCGGGTTGGTCTTGCAACTCCCAGTGCTGTTCCCCGCTGTGATATTTGTGAAAATGCACCAG CTTTCTTTTATTGTGAGATAGATGGGAGTTCCCTTTGTTTGCAATGTGATATGGTTGTTCATGTTGGAGGTAAAAGAACACATGGAAGATACCTTGTACTGAGGCAAAGAGTCCAG TTTCCAGGGGATAAACCTAGTAGTAACGGTGAAGACCCAGCATCCCAACCCCCCATTGACCAAGGTGAGACCAGAAGAGTACAACATCAGCAACCGAGAATGACGATTGGAGATAACCATCAAAATCACAGGGCGTCTCCTGTTCGTCTAGCAGATGCCAATGATGATGGGCATGTAAAGATGGATAATAAGTTAATTGATTTGAACATGAAGCCTAATCGGATGCATGGACAAGCTTCAAAAGAG GACCAATAG
- the LOC101305104 gene encoding probable salt tolerance-like protein At1g78600-like isoform 2 encodes MRTLCDACESAAAIVFCAADEAALCRACDEKVHLCNKLASRHVRVGLATPSAVPRCDICENAPDGSSLCLQCDMVVHVGGKRTHGRYLVLRQRVQFPGDKPSSNGEDPASQPPIDQGETRRVQHQQPRMTIGDNHQNHRASPVRLADANDDGHVKMDNKLIDLNMKPNRMHGQASKEDQ; translated from the exons ATGCGAACACTGTGTGACGCTTGTGAAAGCGCAGCCGCGATCGTTTTCTGTGCTGCCGACGAAGCTGCTCTTTGCCGTGCCTGTGATGAAAAA GTGCATTTGTGCAATAAGCTTGCTAGCAGACATGTCCGGGTTGGTCTTGCAACTCCCAGTGCTGTTCCCCGCTGTGATATTTGTGAAAATGCACCAG ATGGGAGTTCCCTTTGTTTGCAATGTGATATGGTTGTTCATGTTGGAGGTAAAAGAACACATGGAAGATACCTTGTACTGAGGCAAAGAGTCCAG TTTCCAGGGGATAAACCTAGTAGTAACGGTGAAGACCCAGCATCCCAACCCCCCATTGACCAAGGTGAGACCAGAAGAGTACAACATCAGCAACCGAGAATGACGATTGGAGATAACCATCAAAATCACAGGGCGTCTCCTGTTCGTCTAGCAGATGCCAATGATGATGGGCATGTAAAGATGGATAATAAGTTAATTGATTTGAACATGAAGCCTAATCGGATGCATGGACAAGCTTCAAAAGAG GACCAATAG
- the LOC101300674 gene encoding pentatricopeptide repeat-containing protein At1g09820-like: MLKLLSSSSSRLHPRAHIQPHHQTHVIRLCSTIPISENPTSNSFNLPLVSDLIANQRWSELKTHLKDSTFITVLHQLLDFRADPELIRRYLNWAQAHNAPTNIEITCKLLQALSNAKKYPKMRAFLDDFVRRNEKHSVSSIFHMLLMCNDQFCVNSVIVDMLVWAYVKNSKTNLGLEAFQRAGDYGFRLSTLSCNALLSALVKENEFGYVEFVYKEMIRRRIAADLYSFNIVINGLCKVGKLNKAKDVMDDMKAWGVAPNVVTYNTIIGGYCKLGGLGKMHKADAMLKEMVASKICPSETTFNILIDGSCKDDDVAAAFKVFEEMRREGLKPNVVTYNSLINGLCCDGRLEEACGLRDEMLGLGLKPEIATYNALINGFCKKKMLKEARELFDTICERGLVANVITFNTLIDGYCKNEMEEEAYALHNMMIERRVFPNTSTFNCLIAGSLTKGNIETAKKFLQQMEAKGVKADCITYDILIDALCKDGEPRKAERLLNEMFTKGLSPRHVTYNTLMDGYCREGNLKAALNLRARMEKEGKRANIATYNVLIKGYCMQDKLVDANELLNEMLEKGLIPNRTTYEIVKVEMMDKGFVPDIDGHLHNISSS, translated from the coding sequence ATGCTGAAGCTCCTCTCCTCCTCCTCCTCACGCCTCCATCCCCGAGCTCACATTCAGCCCCATCATCAAACCCACGTAATCAGACTCTGCTCCACAATCCCCATCTCCGAAAATCCAACCTCAAATTCCTTCAATCTCCCATTAGTTTCAGACCTCATAGCAAACCAACGCTGGTCGGAGCTCAAAACCCATCTCAAAGACTCAACCTTTATCACAGTTCTTCACCAACTGCTCGATTTCAGAGCTGACCCGGAGCTCATCCGCAGGTACTTGAATTGGGCCCAGGCCCACAATGCTCCAACCAATATTGAAATCACTTGCAAGTTGTTGCAGGCACTCTCGAATGCGAAGAAGTATCCAAAGATGAGAGCTTTCTTGGATGATTTTGTTAGGAGGAATGAGAAGCATTCGGTTTCTTCGATTTTTCACATGCTTTTGATGTGTAATGATCAATTTTGTGTTAATTCAGTTATAGTTGATATGCTGGTGTGGGCTTATGTTAAGAATTCGAAGACCAATTTGGGTTTGGAGGCGTTTCAGAGAGCTGGGGATTATGGGTTTAGGCTGTCAACATTGTCTTGTAATGCTTTGTTGAGTGCTTTGGTGAAGGAAAATGAATTTGGGTATGTGGAGTTTGTGTACAAGGAGATGATTAGGAGGAGGATAGCAGCGGATTTGTATAGTTTCAATATTGTGATTAATGGGTTGTGTAAAGTTGGGAAGTTGAACAAGGCAAAGGATGTTATGGATGATATGAAGGCTTGGGGTGTTGCGCCGAATGTGGTTACTTATAATACTATCATCGGTGGGTATTGTAAATTGGGTGGGTTGGGGAAAATGCATAAGGCTGATGCCATGTTGAAGGAGATGGTGGCGAGTAAAATCTGTCCGAGTGAGACTACGTTCAATATTTTGATTGATGGGTCCTGTAAAGATGACGATGTAGCAGCTGCGTTTAAGGTATTTGAAGAAATGAGGAGAGAGGGTTTGAAACCCAATGTGGTTACTTATAATTCACTGATTAACGGGTTATGCTGTGATGGGAGGCTTGAGGAGGCTTGTGGATTGCGGGATGAAATGCTTGGTTTGGGTTTGAAGCCAGAAATAGCAACCTACAATGCACTTATAAATGGGTTTTGCAAGAAGAAGATGCTGAAGGAAGCTAGAGAGCTGTTTGATACCATTTGTGAGCGAGGCTTGGTAGCCAATGTCATAACATTCAATACACTAATTGATGGTTATTGTAAGAATGAGATGGAGGAGGAAGCATATGCATTGCATAACATGATGATAGAGAGAAGGGTTTTCCCAAACACGTCAACATTTAACTGCTTGATAGCTGGTTCGCTTACAAAGGGAAACATAGAGACAGCCAAGAAGTTCTTACAGCAAATGGAGGCTAAGGGCGTGAAAGCTGATTGTATAACATATGATATACTGATAGATGCATTATGTAAAGATGGAGAGCCAAGAAAGGCAGAAAGACTATTGAACGAGATGTTCACAAAGGGTTTGAGCCCAAGGCATGTGACATACAATACTTTGATGGATGGCTACTGCAGGGAAGGAAACCTGAAGGCAGCTTTGAACTTGAGGGCTCGGATGGAGAAAGAAGGGAAACGAGCAAATATAGCAACATATAATGTGCTGATCAAGGGATATTGTATGCAGGACAAGCTTGTAGATGCGAATGAACTTCTAAATGAGATGCTGGAGAAAGGTTTGATCCCAAATAGAACTACTTATGAAATAGTAAAAGTGGAAATGATGGACAAAGGCTTTGTTCCTGATATAGATGGACACCTGCATAATATCTCTAGCTCTTGA